A region of Streptomyces sp. TG1A-60 DNA encodes the following proteins:
- a CDS encoding TIGR03943 family protein: MRRYGQALVLILCGAAVLRISLFSELYLRYVQPGLRPYLIASGALLLVLGLVAAVVAARSAGDAAADAEDADHMHEQDHHGEDHDHSQGLSVAWLLTVPALVLLLLPPPALGSYSADRAASEYAAQGIGTFPALPKGDPVDLTLAEFTSRAMYDSGRTLTGRTIRMTGFVTKDGDAWHLTRLLMSCCAADARPGKIEIRGLDAPPTDAWVTVTGTWRPKGKLGSEEAWPPVLDGTSSKRVRQPENPYEKR, translated from the coding sequence GTGAGGCGCTACGGTCAGGCGCTGGTGCTGATCCTCTGCGGCGCGGCAGTGCTGCGGATCTCGCTCTTCAGTGAGCTGTATCTGCGGTACGTCCAGCCTGGGCTGCGGCCTTATCTGATCGCCTCGGGCGCGCTGCTGCTGGTGCTCGGGCTGGTGGCGGCGGTCGTGGCCGCCCGATCGGCCGGAGACGCCGCCGCGGATGCGGAGGATGCGGACCACATGCACGAGCAGGATCACCACGGCGAGGACCACGACCACAGCCAGGGCCTCAGCGTCGCCTGGTTGCTCACCGTCCCCGCTCTCGTCCTGCTCCTCCTCCCGCCGCCCGCGCTCGGCTCTTACAGCGCCGACCGGGCGGCATCCGAATACGCGGCCCAGGGCATCGGCACGTTCCCCGCACTGCCCAAGGGTGATCCGGTCGATCTGACGCTCGCCGAGTTCACCTCCCGCGCGATGTACGACAGCGGCAGGACGTTGACGGGCCGCACGATTCGGATGACCGGGTTCGTCACCAAAGACGGCGACGCCTGGCACCTGACCCGCCTGCTCATGTCCTGCTGCGCGGCCGACGCGCGTCCCGGCAAGATCGAGATCCGTGGCCTGGACGCACCTCCCACCGACGCCTGGGTGACGGTCACCGGCACCTGGCGCCCCAAGGGCAAGCTCGGATCGGAGGAGGCTTGGCCGCCGGTCCTCGACGGCACCTCCTCGAAGCGTGTGCGGCAGCCGGAGAATCCGTACGAGAAGCGGTAG